One window of Pseudomonas sp. FP198 genomic DNA carries:
- a CDS encoding DUF1963 domain-containing protein, whose amino-acid sequence MEIHEIKQRLARPAVKLIAGGFRPAGTDEESWLGNVFLFRPDEEVPANQAGQPLLPYAQFYLPALPVNSPLLAGVRVLTVFISNPFPEHFEPMGNNWVIREYGPDDVLVRKSLPVAGTFLKPFPLTAQAVPEDFPLWDGGGVPEDLEQAILTLERAGKIQSYYDLVTHTYEHKIGGYPSFCQSGVDPGEGFEFVFQISSDAKINLNVVDSGSLMFWKHSETGEWALYYDFY is encoded by the coding sequence ATGGAAATCCACGAAATCAAGCAACGTCTGGCTCGCCCCGCCGTGAAGCTCATTGCCGGCGGCTTTCGTCCTGCCGGCACCGATGAAGAAAGCTGGCTGGGCAATGTTTTCCTGTTCCGACCGGATGAAGAGGTGCCCGCTAATCAGGCGGGGCAACCGTTGCTCCCCTATGCGCAGTTTTACCTGCCCGCCCTGCCCGTCAACAGCCCTCTGCTAGCAGGCGTTCGTGTGCTGACGGTGTTCATTTCAAACCCGTTCCCCGAGCACTTTGAGCCGATGGGGAACAATTGGGTCATCCGCGAGTACGGGCCGGATGATGTGTTGGTGCGCAAGTCTCTGCCGGTGGCAGGTACATTCCTCAAACCCTTCCCACTGACGGCGCAAGCGGTGCCGGAGGACTTTCCACTGTGGGATGGCGGTGGTGTCCCGGAAGACCTTGAGCAAGCAATCCTCACGCTGGAACGCGCGGGCAAGATCCAGAGCTATTACGACTTGGTCACCCACACCTACGAACACAAGATCGGCGGTTACCCCTCGTTCTGCCAGTCGGGTGTTGATCCGGGTGAAGGCTTCGAGTTTGTGTTTCAGATCTCATCGGACGCCAAGATCAATCTGAACGTGGTCGACAGTGGAAGCCTGATGTTCTGGAAACACAGCGAAACTGGAGAGTGGGCGCTTTATTACGACTTTTATTAG